The Schizosaccharomyces pombe strain 972h- genome assembly, chromosome: I genome contains a region encoding:
- the bgs3 gene encoding cell wall 1,3-beta-glucan synthase catalytic subunit Bgs3 has translation MDYKKGEHSPSSSIQILSDDATINSNYAYGEQLQSNDQYNNIQHPAPSFANPFIHEQDDSYSDILEEEPDEDAYDSPERPSSTEEFISQDESNISAGSSFMFPYNRGHPLSKRHDSIMVDEFGHEYIVEGDSIASADEAIDYDALYASWTAETKAPILAIDIENIYIELAMKFGFQWDNMRNMFDYLMVMLDSRASRMTPQEALLTLHADYIGGPQSNFKKWYFACKMDQFDLKSGVLSFISRDPSTQVPYKDMSSCEALWISRMDELSNYERIEQLALYLLCWGEANNVRFMPECLCFIYKVAYDYLISPSFKEQKNPAPKDYFLDNCITPLYNLMHDQQYEIRDQKYVRKEKDHASIIGYDDINQMFWYSKGLKALLLSDGSRIMDADVASRYFLLADIQWQRVCYKSFRESRTWLHFLHNFSRIWILHISVFWYFTVYNSPTIYTPNFHYLEGTQPARAAKWCAPALAGAVASFISFLALILEAYFVPRNNPGAQPVIPRLIFVSILIALNIVPAAFIFGFSNATQQHYRSREIVGYVHFFFSIGCVAYQSFIPLPFLLGPRFKFRSSSRKYLANSYFTNDIASLPWGRTLLSAALWITVFIAKFVESYYFLTLSVRDPIRFLQRMKPYDCYDFMIGASLCSHQPKFLLSLVYLTDLVLFFLDTYLWYMLISTMFSIAYSFYMGSAIWTPWRVIFSNLPRRIYFTLLAYKDLSTEFKPKIYVGQIWNSIMISMYREHLLSLEHLKGLLYQQVGSEYFGKQTFQSPKFFMEAAKGLNKWDAFFRRNSEAERRISFFAQSLGGKIPDAVPVPKMPSFTVLIPHYGEKILLSLREIIREQDPMSRITLLEYLKQLYPNDWDNFVQDTKLMAGDVGVEETKSDVKSEKGKKQGTVKEDLPFYCIGFKSTAPEYTLRTRIWASLRSQTLYRTASGMMNYSRALKLLYRVEQPNLLDDCDGNFERLEHQLEQMAYRKFRLCISMQRYAKFNRDEYENAEFLLRAHPELQIAYLDQDPSEDGEEPKVYATLINGFCPFENGRRLPKYRIRLSGNPILGDGKADNQNMALPFVRGEYLQLIDANQDNYIEECMKIRNVLSEFEEMDCATLTPYTKKGNARHPVAMLGAREYVFSENSGILGDVAAGKEQTFGTLFSRSLALIGGKLHYGHPDFLNTIFMTTRGGVSKAQKGLHVNEDIYAGMTALQRGGRIKHCDYFQCGKGRDLGFGTIINFTTKIGTGMGEQSLSREYFYLGTQLPFFRMLSFYYAHAGFHLNNVFIMISMQLLMLVFVNLGAMYHTVEICDYQAGAAINASLYPPGCYMLKPVLDWIRRCIISIFIVFFISFLPLVVHDLLEKGVIRAVARLCKQIFSLSPMFEVFVTQNYANSIFTNLTYGGARYIATGRGLATTRVPFSVLYSLYTGSSIYLGSRLIMMLLFGTMTVWTTHYVYFWVTMFALVICPFIYNPHQFSFVDFFVDYREFLRWLSRGNTKGHAHSWIGFCRLARTRITGVNRKVKGSPSNKLTMDMPRAGLRNVIFTEVFLPACFAFFTICAYTFMNSQPGLEDKSRAVNGFIRIWIMAALPIAISTAALLILLMFSCMLGPLLRKCSKRYGAVLAALAHAVSVFGLVFTFEALWFLEAWSFSKTVLGCIVIFAIHRLVFKLVVVFLLPREVASGENNYSWWDGHWFGRKGIPYMPIQFIREFMCKVVEMNLFAMDFILSHCILFSLTPILCIPFIDIPHSVLLFWLHPSRQIRPPIYTRKQNQLRRRTFYRYSLLFFALLCTFVAMIVVPLVLDQKLSYQFKFENSVKFFRLMQPSLGVLPNTNKNTSE, from the coding sequence atggATTATAAAAAGGGTGAGCATTCGCCATCTTCTTCTATTCAAATCCTTAGCGATGATGCTACCATAAATTCCAATTACGCTTATGGTGAGCAATTACAGTCTAATGATCAGTATAACAACATCCAACACCCTGCTCCTTCTTTTGCGAATCCATTCATTCATGAACAAGATGATTCTTATTCTGATATTCTAGAAGAAGAGCCAGATGAGGATGCTTATGATTCACCTGAGAGACCTAGCTCAACCGAAGAATTTATTTCACAAGACGAATCCAATATTTCTGCTGGAAGTTCTTTTATGTTCCCTTACAATCGAGGTCATCCATTGTCCAAGCGACACGATTCGATTATGGTAGACGAGTTTGGACACGAATACATCGTAGAAGGTGATAGTATTGCTTCTGCTGATGAAGCTATTGACTATGATGCCTTGTATGCCTCATGGACTGCTGAAACCAAGGCTCCTATACTCGCCATTGAtatagaaaatatttatatcGAACTTGCTATGAAATTCGGATTCCAATGGGATAATATGAGAAATATGTTTGATTATTTGATGGTTATGCTTGATTCACGTGCGTCTCGTATGACACCTCAGGAAGCTTTACTTACTCTTCATGCTGATTACATTGGCGGTCCTCAAAGTAACTTTAAAAAGTGGTATTTTGCATGTAAAATGGACCAATTCGATTTAAAGTCTGGAGTCCTGAGTTTCATTTCTCGTGATCCTTCTACACAAGTCCCATATAAAGACATGTCTTCTTGCGAGGCACTTTGGATATCGCGAATGGATGAACTTTCAAATTATGAGCGTATCGAGCAATTAGCCCTTTATCTTCTTTGTTGGGGTGAGGCAAACAATGTGAGGTTTATGCCAGAATGCCTGTGTTTTATATACAAGGTGGCATATGACTATCTTATTTCACCGTCTTTTAAGGAGCAGAAAAACCCTGCTCCAAAAGATTATTTTCTGGATAATTGTATCACTCCCTTATATAATTTGATGCATGATCAGCAGTATGAAATACGTGATCAAAAATATGttagaaaagagaaagacCATGCCTCTATTATCGGTTATGACGATATTAACCAGATGTTTTGGTATTCAAAAGGTCTTAAAGCATTATTATTATCAGACGGATCTAGAATTATGGACGCCGATGTTGCCAGTCGTTACTTTCTTTTAGCTGATATTCAATGGCAACGAGTTTGCTATAAATCATTTCGTGAGTCACGTACTTGGCTTCATTTCCTTCATAATTTCAGCCGAATTTGGATTTTGCACATATCCGTTTTTTGGTATTTCACTGTCTATAATTCTCCCACCATCTATACtccaaattttcattacttGGAGGGCACTCAGCCTGCAAGGGCTGCTAAATGGTGTGCTCCTGCTTTAGCTGGTGCTGTCGCTTCTTTCATATCCTTTTTAGCTTTAATACTTGAGGCATATTTTGTTCCAAGGAACAACCCCGGTGCTCAACCTGTTATCCCTCGACTTATATTCGTCTCAATATTGATTGCTTTGAACATTGTTCCAGCTGCGTTTATTTTTGGGTTTTCGAATGCAACCCAACAACATTACCGAAGTAGAGAAATTGTCGGTTATgttcatttcttcttttccatTGGATGTGTTGCTTATCAATCATTTATTCCACTCCCATTCTTACTTGGTCCACGGTTTAAATTTAGGTCTAGTTCTAGAAAATACTTAGCAAATTCTTATTTTACAAACGATATCGCCAGTCTTCCTTGGGGGAGGACTTTGTTATCCGCAGCTCTTTGGATCACTGTTTTCATCGCGAAGTTTGTGGAATCTTATTACTTCTTAACTTTGTCTGTTCGTGATCCGATTCGTTTTTTGCAAAGAATGAAGCCGTACGATTGTTATGACTTTATGATTGGAGCAAGTCTTTGTAGCCATCAGCCTAAATTCTTATTATCTCTTGTCTACTTGACCGATCTCGTCTTGTTTTTCCTTGATACATACTTGTGGTACATGCTAATTAGCACTATGTTTAGCATTGCGTATTCATTTTATATGGGATCAGCTATATGGACTCCTTGGCGTGttatattttctaatttacCGCgtagaatttattttaccttACTGGCTTATAAAGACCTTTCTACGGAATTCAAACCGAAAATATATGTTGGTCAAATATGGAACAGTATTATGATTTCAATGTATCGTGAGcatcttctttctttggAACATTTGAAAGGATTATTGTACCAACAGGTCGGCTCCGAATATTTCGGGAAGCAAACTTTTCAATCTCCCAAATTCTTCATGGAGGCTGCCAAAGGTTTAAACAAATGGGATGCCTTTTTTCGTCGCAATTCTGAAGCTGAGCGTagaatttctttttttgccCAATCACTGGGTGGGAAAATTCCAGACGCCGTTCCTGTTCCTAAGATGCCTTCTTTTACTGTTTTGATTCCTCACTATGGAGAGAAAATCCTGCTTAGTTTACGGGAGATTATTCGTGAACAAGATCCGATGTCACGTATTACCCTACTAGAGTATTTGAAACAACTTTACCCCAACGACTGGGATAATTTTGTACAAGACACTAAACTAATGGCTGGCGATGTTGGAGTTGAAGAAACTAAATCCGATGTTAAATCTGAGAAGGGAAAAAAGCAAGGTACCGTCAAAGAAGATTTGCCTTTTTACTGTATTGGTTTTAAATCTACAGCCCCTGAATACACTCTTCGTACTCGTATTTGGGCATCACTTCGCAGCCAAACGTTATACCGTACTGCTAGTGGAATGATGAATTATTCTCGTGCTCTTAAACTATTGTATCGCGTTGAACAACCTAATCTACTTGATGATTGTGATGGAAACTTTGAGAGATTAGAACATCAATTAGAGCAAATGGCTTATCGAAAATTTCGACTTTGTATCTCTATGCAGCGTTATGCAAAATTTAATAGAGATGAGTATGAGAATGCTGAGTTTTTACTACGTGCACATCCTGAACTTCAAATTGCCTATCTTGACCAAGATCCGTCCGAGGATGGCGAAGAGCCAAAGGTTTATGCTACATTGATAAATGGTTTTTGTCCCTTTGAAAACGGTCGCCGTCTTCCAAAATATCGTATCAGACTTTCTGGAAATCCTATTTTGGGCGATGGTAAGGCAGATAATCAGAATATGGCTTTACCCTTCGTGCGCGGCGAGTATCTGCAACTTATTGATGCCAATCAAGATAATTACATTGAGGAATGTATGAAGATTCGCAACGTTCTCTCAGAATTTGAGGAAATGGATTGTGCTACGTTGACTCCTTACACTAAGAAAGGAAATGCCAGACATCCGGTTGCTATGCTGGGAGCTCGTGAATATGTCTTCTCTGAGAACAGTGGTATTCTCGGTGATGTTGCTGCTGGTAAAGAACAAACATTTGGTACTCTTTTTTCTAGATCTTTGGCTCTAATTGGAGGAAAACTTCACTATGGTCATcctgattttttaaacacaATTTTTATGACCACTCGTGGTGGCGTCTCGAAAGCACAAAAGGGATTGCACGTTAATGAAGATATTTATGCTGGTATGACCGCACTGCAAAGAGGCGGTAGAATCAAGCATTGCGATTACTTTCAATGTGGTAAAGGTCGTGACTTAGGTTTTGGAACAATTATTAACTTTACTACCAAAATTGGCACCGGTATGGGAGAACAATCCCTTTCTCGTGAGTACTTTTATCTTGGCACACAATTACCCTTTTTTAGAATGTTGTCATTTTACTATGCTCATGCTGGTTTCCATTTAAACAATGTGTTTATTATGATTTCTATGCAGCTTCTTATGCTTGTCTTCGTTAACTTGGGAGCCATGTACCACACCGTTGAAATATGTGACTATCAAGCTGGAGCTGCTATAAACGCCTCTCTTTATCCACCCGGTTGTTATATGTTGAAACCTGTTCTGGACTGGATTCGACGATGCATTATCTCCATTTTTATtgtgttttttatttctttcttacCACTGGTGGTTCATGATTTACTTGAAAAAGGTGTTATTCGTGCGGTGGCTCGTTTGTGCAAGCAgatcttttctttatccCCTATGTTCGAAGTTTTTGTTACTCAAAATTATGCAAACTCAATATTTACCAACTTGACTTATGGTGGTGCTAGATATATTGCTACTGGCCGTGGACTTGCTACTACTCGTGTTCCTTTTTCTGTGCTTTATTCTCTTTACACAGGATCTTCAATATATTTAGGCTCGAGGTTGATAATGATGCTTCTTTTTGGAACAATGACTGTTTGGACTACTCATTATGTTTATTTCTGGGTTACCATGTTTGCTCTTGTTATTTGTCCATTTATATACAATCCACATCAATTTTCGTTTGTTGACTTTTTTGTAGATTACAGAGAGTTTTTGAGATGGCTTTCTAGAGGCAACACTAAAGGTCACGCTCATTCGTGGATTGGCTTTTGTAGATTAGCTCGTACTCGCATCACCGGTGTTAATAGAAAAGTGAAAGGAAGCCCGTCCAATAAGCTCACCATGGACATGCCTCGTGCTGGCTTAAGAAATGTTATTTTTACCGAGGTATTTTTACCTGCGTGCTTTGCGTTTTTTACTATATGTGCTTATACTTTCATGAATTCTCAACCTGGTTTGGAAGATAAATCAAGAGCTGTAAATGGGTTTATCCGAATTTGGATAATGGCGGCACTGCCCATAGCTATTAGTACTGCTGCCTTATTAATCTTATTAATGTTTTCCTGCATGTTGGGCCCTTTGTTAAGAAAATGCTCAAAGCGTTATGGGGCAGTTTTGGCTGCTTTGGCTCATGCTGTATCAGTTTTTGGTCTCGTTTTCACCTTTGAAGCTTTGTGGTTTTTGGAAGCGTGGTCATTTTCAAAGACTGTTTTGGGTTGCATTGTAATATTTGCTATTCATAGACTTGTTTTTAAACTTGTCGTTGTTTTTCTGCTTCCTCGAGAAGTTGCTAGCGGAGAAAACAATTACAGTTGGTGGGATGGACATTGGTTTGGTCGCAAAGGAATACCTTATATGCCTATTCAATTTATCCGTGAGTTCATGTGTAAAGTTGTTGAGATGAATTTATTTGCTATGGACTTTATCCTTTCTCATtgcattttgttttcattaacGCCGATTCTTTGTATCCCGTTTATCGATATTCCTCATTcagttttattattttggtTACACCCCAGTCGTCAAATTCGGCCACCTATTTATACTCGGAAGCAGAATCAGTTACGAAGACGCACGTTCTACCgttattctttattattCTTTGCTTTATTATGTACATTCGTTGCTATGATTGTCGTTCCCTTAGTTCTTGATCAAAAACTGAGCTATCAATTTAAGTTTGAAAACTCTGTCAAGTTCTTTAGGCTTATGCAGCCATCTTTGGGAGTTTTACCAAACACTAACAAAAATACATCCGAATAA
- the rps3001 gene encoding 40S ribosomal protein eS30, which translates to MGKVHGSLARAGKVKSQTPKVEKQEKPKQPKGRAYKRLLYVRRFVNVTNMVGGKRRMNPSS; encoded by the exons ATGGGCAAGGTTCACGGATCTCTCGCTCGTGCCGGAAAG GTCAAATCTCAAACCCCTAAAGTGGAAAAGCAAGAAAAGCCCAAGCAACCAAAGGGCCGTGCTTATAAGCGTCTTTTATACGTCCGCCGTTTTGTAAACGTTACCAACATGGTTGGTGGAAAGAGAAGAATGAATCCTTCATCATAA
- the fcp1 gene encoding RNA polymerase II CTD phosphatase Fcp1, whose product MSKRLTPIHLPNSLNYPIEIASCLVPQGSYVKKGTPLLLYRFFTKVKEDQEDGSEVYVDREFVEQFECPVEGELVEWAVKKEESIENFSKIVAKLHEPCTHEVNYGGLCAICGKNITSQDYMGYSDMARANISMTHNTGDLTVSLEEASRLESENVKRLRQEKRLSLIVDLDQTIIHATVDPTVGEWMSDPGNVNYDVLRDVRSFNLQEGPSGYTSCYYIKFRPGLAQFLQKISELYELHIYTMGTKAYAKEVAKIIDPTGKLFQDRVLSRDDSGSLAQKSLRRLFPCDTSMVVVIDDRGDVWDWNPNLIKVVPYEFFVGIGDINSNFLAKSTPLPEQEQLIPLEIPKDEPDSVDEINEENEETPEYDSSNSSYAQDSSTIPEKTLLKDTFLQNREALEEQNKERVTALELQKSERPLAKQQNALLEDEGKPTPSHTLLHNRDHELERLEKVLKDIHAVYYEEENDISSRSGNHKHANVGLIIPKMKQKVLKGCRLLFSGVIPLGVDVLSSDIAKWAMSFGAEVVLDFSVPPTHLIAAKIRTEKVKKAVSMGNIKVVKLNWLTESLSQWKRLPESDYLLYPSYDLPDRNLSEHSYSSSSDDEQRISELNDRELDEIDWQAADQDVENALKDLSDDNDFDTGSISASQSQPEALEVNTPIKRKADLIQPSYNYDGEKRRKENDNHEGYDLLPNSSTKGEESAENENELDDLADIMEAELSKDTA is encoded by the exons AAAAAGGGCACTCCTTTGCTTTTATATAGATTTTTTACCAAAGTTAAAGAAGACCAGGAAGATGGTTCAGAGGTATATGTTGATCGTGAGTTTGTCGAACAGTTTGAATGCCCTGTTGAAGGTGAACTTGTTGAATGGGCCgtaaaaaaggaagaaagcATCGAAAATTTTTC aaaaattgtCGCAAAACTACATGAACCGTGTACCCACGAAGTTAACTATGGCGGCCTCTGTGCAATTTGTGGAAAGAATATAACATC CCAGGATTACATGGGTTATTCTGATATGGCTCGTGCCAATATAAGTATGACACATAATACTGGTGATTTAACAGTTAGTTTAGAG gAAGCTAGCAGACTGGAATCAGAAAACGTTAAACGCCTTAGGCAAGAGAAGCGACTTTCATTGATTGTTGATTTAGATCAAACTATAATTCATGCTACTGTAGATCCAACTGTTGGAGAATGGATGTCAGATCCTGGCAATGTTAATTATGATGTTTTAAGGGATGTTCGTTCATTCAATCTTCAGGAAGGACCATCTGGATATACGTCTTGTTATTACATTAAATTTAGGCCTGGATTAGCACAATTTTTACAGAAAATTAGTGAACTCTATGAGTTGCATATTTATACAATGGGCACGAAGGCATATGCCAAAGAAGTGGCTAAGATTATTGATCCTACGGGAAAACTATTTCAAGATCGAGTCTTATCTAGGGACGATAGCGGAAGTCTAGCGCAAAAGAGTCTGAGACGTCTGTTCCCTTGTGACACTAGCATGGTTGTTGTGATCGATGATCGTGGAGACGTTTGGGATTGGAATCCAAATTTGATTAAAGTCGTTCCTTACGAATTTTTCGTTGGAATAGGTGACATTAatagtaattttttggCTAAATCTACCCCTCTTCCCGAACAAGAACAGCTCATACCCTTGGAAATTCCCAAAGATGAACCTGATTCCGTAGATGAGATTAACGAAGAGAATGAGGAGACACCTGAGTACGATTCTTCTAATTCTTCATATGCACAAGATTCGTCTACTATACCTGAAAAAACATTGTTAAAAGACACTTTTCTACAGAATAGAGAAGCTTTGGAGgaacaaaacaaagaaaggGTAACTGCACTAGAATTGCAAAAGTCAGAAAGGCCTTTAGCAAAACAGCAAAATGCATTACTCGAAGACGAAGGTAAACCAACTCCTAGCCATACATTACTACATAACCGAGACCATGAACTTGAACGTTTAGAAAAAGTCTTAAAAGATATTCATGCTGTATATTAtgaggaagaaaatgatataTCAAGCCGAAGTGGGAATCATAAACATGCCAACGTTGGATTGATTATTCCGaaaatgaagcaaaaaGTACTGAAGGGATGCCGACTTTTATTCAGCGGAGTTATCCCTTTGGGCGTTGATGTTTTGAGTAGCGATATTGCAAAATGGGCTATGTCTTTCGGTGCTGAAGTTGTTTTGGATTTTAGTGTTCCACCAACACACTTAATCGCAGCCAAA ATTCGGACAGAGAAAGTTAAGAAAGCTGTATCTATGGGAAATATTAAAGTGGTAAAACTTAATTGGCTAACAGAATCCTTATCTCAATGGAAACGTTTACCAGAATCGGATTATTTGTTGTATCCAAGTTATGATCTTCCAGATAGGAATTTATCAGAACATTCTTATTCCTCATCTTCAGACGACGAGCAGAGAATTTCTGAACTTAATGACCGTGAGTTAGACGAAATTGACTGGCAAGCGGCTGATCAGGATGTCGAGAATGCTTTAAAAGATCTAAGTGATGATAATGATTTTGACACTGG TTCTATATCTGCTTCACAGTCCCAACCAGAAGCTTTAGAAGTAAACACTCCTATCAAACGAAAAGCAGACTTGATACAGCCGAGTTATAATTATGATGGGGAAAAACGCAGAAAGGAGAATGATAATCATGAAGGTTACGATCTTTTACCCAACTCCTCTACAAAAGGAGAAGAATCtgctgaaaatgaaaacgaGTTGGATGATTTGGCTGACATTATGGAAGCTGAATTGTCCAAAGATACAGCTTGA